Proteins from a single region of Pirellulales bacterium:
- a CDS encoding 6-pyruvoyl tetrahydropterin synthase family protein — translation MPASYHVRIAKDYLVFSAAHFITFAGNICERLHGHNYRVGAEWFGALDENHYVVDFIALRDALRAIVDELDHYVLLATEHPTIRVRADETCVEATFAERRWLFPRGDCKLLPVANTTAELLARYIAERLLADMAAAKGVRPGRLRIEVDECFGQSAVCEIVE, via the coding sequence ATGCCGGCCTCGTACCACGTTCGGATCGCCAAAGATTATCTGGTCTTTAGCGCTGCGCACTTCATCACGTTTGCGGGAAATATCTGCGAGCGGCTGCACGGGCACAATTATCGCGTCGGCGCGGAATGGTTTGGCGCGCTCGACGAGAACCACTATGTCGTCGATTTTATCGCGCTGCGCGACGCGCTGCGCGCAATCGTGGACGAACTGGATCATTACGTGTTGCTGGCGACCGAGCATCCGACGATTCGCGTTCGAGCCGACGAGACATGCGTCGAGGCGACGTTTGCCGAGCGCCGCTGGCTTTTCCCCCGGGGCGATTGTAAGCTGTTGCCCGTAGCCAACACGACAGCCGAGCTGCTCGCCCGCTATATCGCAGAGCGGCTGCTGGCCGACATGGCTGCCGCTAAAGGCGTCCGTCCCGGGCGGCTGCGGATCGAAGTGGACGAGTGCTTCGGTCAGTCGGCAGTATGCGAGATCGTCGAGTAG
- a CDS encoding PH domain-containing protein, which yields MQCPHCGSEIPDSAAFCPGCGRRMADAPVQHTGHPLGKSPAPPLNTAEQLQNRSAQIRAAGDVAEQELWRGTYSYKAMTGTLLSAILLSLAGLAALVPFHTGYAPFVILAVLVLLWIVVGLSMLCRRLGIRYRLTNQRFFLERGILHRVTERIEVIDIDDLQFEQNLVERMFDVGSITLTSTDKSVPKFWLQGIEHVQEVSDLIDQARRAERNRRGLYIESS from the coding sequence ATGCAATGCCCACACTGCGGCAGCGAGATTCCGGATTCGGCGGCATTCTGCCCGGGTTGCGGCCGGCGCATGGCCGACGCGCCGGTGCAGCACACGGGCCATCCCTTGGGCAAATCACCCGCGCCCCCGCTCAACACGGCCGAACAGTTGCAGAATCGCAGTGCCCAGATCCGGGCGGCCGGCGATGTGGCCGAGCAAGAACTGTGGCGTGGCACTTATAGCTACAAAGCCATGACCGGCACGCTGCTGTCGGCCATCCTGCTCAGCCTGGCGGGGCTGGCGGCGCTCGTTCCATTTCACACCGGATACGCCCCGTTCGTGATCCTGGCAGTGCTGGTGCTGCTATGGATCGTGGTCGGACTTTCAATGCTGTGCCGCCGGCTGGGCATTCGCTACCGGCTGACGAACCAACGCTTTTTTCTGGAGCGTGGGATTTTGCATCGCGTCACCGAGCGGATCGAAGTGATCGACATCGACGACCTGCAATTCGAGCAGAATCTGGTCGAGCGCATGTTCGACGTCGGCTCGATCACGCTGACCTCGACCGACAAAAGCGTGCCGAAATTCTGGCTGCAGGGAATCGAGCACGTGCAGGAAGTGTCCGACCTGATCGATCAGGCCCGGCGTGCGGAACGCAACCGCCGCGGACTGTATATTGAATCGAGTTGA
- a CDS encoding 3-oxoacyl-ACP synthase III — MLALGLSRCPLARGRFGFRFASLRWPDMKYQNVCVESFGYTLAEEVVSSEEIESWLKPLYDRLRLTPGRLEMITGIRQRRFWPRGVLPSQKSVESAARAMQAASIDPREIGCLIHASVCRDFLEPATACTVHHRLDLPRECLIYDVSNACLGILDGVVQVANMIELGQIRAGLVVGTEGGRQLVETTIARLNADTSLGRNELKRAIASLTIGSGSAAVLLTHRDSSRTQNRLLAATARTDTRFHGLCHSGRDESVAGDMRPLMDTDSERLMLEGIRMGQETFGDFQQELNWSAADIDKTFCHQVGSTHRKLMFEALGLDLAIDFPTVEMLGNTGSVALPMAMALGIEQGHLVKDDHVALLGIGSGINVLMLAVDWQRSCIPLPAASLPAAALPGSAEAVRPAAFAAK; from the coding sequence ATGCTGGCACTTGGTTTGTCGCGTTGCCCGTTGGCGCGCGGCCGGTTCGGTTTCCGCTTCGCCAGTCTGCGTTGGCCCGACATGAAGTATCAAAACGTCTGCGTGGAAAGCTTCGGTTATACGCTGGCCGAGGAGGTTGTCAGTTCGGAAGAAATCGAATCCTGGCTGAAGCCGCTGTACGATCGGCTTCGCCTGACGCCTGGGCGGCTGGAAATGATCACCGGCATTCGCCAACGGCGATTTTGGCCCCGCGGCGTATTGCCGAGCCAAAAGAGCGTCGAAAGCGCGGCGCGGGCCATGCAGGCCGCGTCGATCGATCCGCGCGAAATCGGCTGCCTGATTCATGCCTCAGTGTGCCGCGATTTTCTCGAACCTGCTACCGCCTGCACCGTTCATCATCGCCTCGACCTGCCGCGCGAATGCCTGATCTACGACGTTTCGAATGCCTGCCTTGGCATTCTCGACGGCGTCGTGCAGGTGGCCAACATGATCGAGCTCGGCCAGATCCGTGCGGGACTGGTAGTTGGAACCGAGGGTGGACGGCAACTCGTCGAAACCACGATCGCTCGGCTCAATGCCGACACGAGCCTCGGCCGCAATGAATTGAAGCGAGCAATCGCGTCGCTGACGATCGGCTCTGGAAGCGCGGCGGTGCTTTTGACGCACCGCGATTCGAGCCGCACACAAAATCGGCTGCTCGCCGCCACCGCACGGACTGATACGCGTTTTCACGGCCTATGCCATAGCGGCCGCGATGAATCGGTCGCTGGCGACATGCGCCCCCTGATGGACACGGATTCCGAACGATTGATGCTCGAGGGCATCCGCATGGGGCAGGAGACCTTCGGCGATTTTCAGCAGGAATTGAATTGGTCGGCCGCCGATATCGACAAGACATTTTGCCACCAAGTGGGTTCGACCCACCGCAAACTGATGTTCGAAGCGCTCGGCTTGGATCTTGCGATCGATTTCCCGACCGTGGAAATGCTCGGCAACACGGGTTCGGTGGCGTTGCCGATGGCCATGGCGCTCGGCATCGAGCAGGGGCATTTGGTGAAAGACGACCATGTGGCCTTGCTCGGAATCGGATCGGGGATCAATGTATTGATGCTGGCCGTGGATTGGCAGCGGAGCTGCATTCCATTGCCGGCGGCGTCGCTGCCGGCGGCCGCATTGCCGGGAAGCGCGGAAGCGGTGCGACCGGCCGCGTTCGCGGCGAAATAA
- a CDS encoding gamma-glutamyl-gamma-aminobutyrate hydrolase family protein yields the protein MRTKPMIGLNADYRAAKKDAPAFTFLASGYYDAITAVGGIPVIIPPLTEEADLKRILDLLDGMVMVGGADLDPRRDGFMLHPTVRPMETRREDFDRMLIRLVADRRLPMFGIGAGMQLLNLSQGGNLFLHISEDMPKAVPHKDPLDPAHRHGLEVVPGSLMERVYGDGEIRVNSLHHMAVDEVAPGFRVTARCPDGVIEAIESTRDDWFAMGTQFHPESESASALDVRIFEEFLIGITGEVMILPMAA from the coding sequence ATGCGCACGAAACCCATGATCGGTTTGAATGCGGACTACCGCGCTGCGAAGAAAGATGCTCCTGCGTTCACCTTCCTTGCATCCGGATACTACGACGCAATTACGGCAGTCGGCGGAATCCCGGTGATCATTCCACCGCTGACCGAAGAAGCCGATTTGAAGCGAATTCTGGACCTCCTCGACGGCATGGTGATGGTCGGCGGAGCCGATCTCGATCCGCGCCGCGACGGATTCATGCTGCACCCCACGGTGCGGCCAATGGAAACCCGCCGCGAAGATTTCGATCGCATGCTGATCCGGCTGGTGGCCGACCGGCGCTTGCCGATGTTCGGAATCGGGGCCGGCATGCAGTTGCTCAATCTGTCGCAAGGGGGCAATCTATTCCTGCACATTTCCGAAGACATGCCCAAGGCCGTGCCCCATAAAGATCCGCTCGATCCGGCACATCGTCACGGGCTGGAAGTCGTGCCGGGCTCGCTCATGGAGCGCGTCTATGGCGACGGCGAAATCCGCGTCAATAGCCTGCACCACATGGCGGTCGACGAAGTCGCGCCAGGATTCCGCGTCACGGCCCGTTGCCCCGATGGCGTGATCGAAGCCATCGAGAGCACCCGCGACGACTGGTTCGCGATGGGCACGCAATTCCACCCCGAAAGCGAATCGGCGTCGGCGCTGGACGTGCGCATCTTCGAAGAATTTCTGATCGGGATCACCGGCGAAGTGATGATCCTGCCGATGGCCGCCTGA